Below is a window of Apis mellifera strain DH4 linkage group LG15, Amel_HAv3.1, whole genome shotgun sequence DNA.
AagagttattatataataaagaaaaactattaaataatgGAGATAAATGGGAATCAGAAATTGCTAGCAATATTCATGCTGATTATctctatcgataaatttaataaatcatataatgtagtcaaatattacatatattattagtaataaaaaatatttattgtataatatttaccagcaataattagattttgaaatatcaaaatcgaTCTATTATTCGTTCAATCgctatttttttgtaaaaaaatcatttaatacaaaattaattttatttttaacctcTTCGGTATAATCATTGATTTTAATCATTCCTCGTCGAACGAATAAACaatcatttgttttaattgatatttgaataaaaacaaatgatcTATCGTCGAGTTGAACATAGTATACGTGGCAGATGAATGCCATACGAAAGAAAaggttaaaaatattgtgatatcataagtgaaaattttcttttataattataaataattatcatatttaatattatatttattataaaatgatcttACCTTTTACATCTtgatatttacttaaaataaatttaaatttaatgcatattatacatttgtagttctatttaaattaatttcttattgtttattttaatttgcatgtatataaagaaactaaatatatatatatattattaatttatattataaaattataatgattaacaatttgatttaaaatgaaatgatttttcatgttttcatataaaattgagcattccttattaattattaaattaataaaagttatttatattatttatattaatactaatttaatttttatgcatttacaaatatattttaataaattcttatatatatgtttttatatttataatattctatttccaaaaaaatatccttGAATAATAGTCGATagtaatgttattatatattatataatataaattacaaattattattcacataTAGAATACAAACATGTAAGTTTACAcacattatttctaaatatgtaatttttataacattccatttttattcttaatattttattatatgaaaagctaatattcatttaaaaagaatatttgtacttatttttttcatcaaaatattttaaaataattctttcattaagAATCatacaatgataaaattatttatatcgttgaaaacaaattataaaatataatataattaatatcaatcaaatatgacatattaaaataaattattttatgaatatttaaccaggaaattttattctaatgaaatatttttaaagtaataaaaagattaaatttaaaaagattttaattttcatttatatccttatcatttttaaattgcaaataatattacatacattttgtaaatataaatgcattataatgaaatatggaaatacgtattattaaaagataaacacTATTACGCTCTTAtataaaaagcaaataatttttatgaaatcacGAAAAAtcactttaatatttattaaaaagctatatatgcaaataaaaattttaagtttgttttgtaaataaattttgaaattaacactgtataattaacaatatgtatgtatatatttataacagttaaaaaatatcttaaaattgatatttttcatagctttatatataaagaaaacaacaacaagaaaaaagaaattattttaatcaatatttaaacataatttatactatttatctatcaaattcaatagataatattaaagaccattaataaaatgtactcaattattattttattataattactcaattattatgaatatctaaaataattaaatttttgagattttataaaataacatatatccTAAACAGATTTGTGCCATTTCTTAACGCATtacataatcattaatattattaacattataaattctacaaaaacttctgaaattaaaaattataattttaatagcgaaaataaaatatgcaaactacatatatatgtataaaaattttttctaaagtatatatatatatatgtataattctaaatatatacatatatgttattgtaaagatattttcaacatttttgaaatcctagaaaactaaaatttaaaaaaaaattatatttttttcatatttcattcttcacaatttatttatattgcaaaagTGAAATtgtgcatttaaaaatttgaccacaataattattattaatgttgtaattattattaatgttattattattattattattattattattattatcatcatcaccatcatcattattattagtagTAGTACCTTACTTAGACTGCACTGTAATAGCAACTTCACCTgttcgtaattttataattgatttgacatttacattatacatcctatattcattgaattttaatcagtACATCGTTTATTTCGTTTACGATGATAATTTCTTGCTAATTCATGAATAATTGTTACTAAAAAGTAACATACCatcaatattacaaatttgtcAAATAACCATGAAATTGTTGTTGCTCCATCCTAAGAACAAagtagaaatttagaaatatatacatgcattatatatataaaaagatcatACCATTGATGTCTTGTCatgcaacttttttttttgttcaataaggtatttttttaatggttCTTGAAATTTAGAACCTATAAATGGTACAATTGCaagcaattttataaatttatctagaAGTTCTTCATTAAAAGCTATAATCACTGCAAGTTGTTGAATATGCATTTTTATAATCGCCTTGCCTATAAGTGTGGCTCCAAAAAATGTCCAGAaaggaattaaataatgaCCACATGTCAAACCAGCAAGATCAAATAATGGATTaggaatctaaaaaatattttttataaatatttaattataaaaaatagtttgaacatatatttattattgactttatatattaatgatatatatatatatattagaaaataatttacttactGAAGCACAGGCAAGGATTCCCCAAAATCCCGCTTTTTGTACAAAGTGTTTCATAGTCAATTTTAGccgaattaataatgatatattttcaccATTTTCTAAAGCTTCTAAAActtctaattcttttaaatcttcttgATCAAATTCTTCAGTCCTACTATTTTGTCTACTGGTCCGAGCAGCTCTAGCCATAAAATATGGTGGTAGTTCACCAAGTGCAGTACCAGCACCCCAAAGCATAGCCTCTACCCGTACTTttctcataatatttaatatacctgCTGTCCACATTGGATCAATTGTTGTGGGACATATTATTTGATCAGGATATGGTGGTTCAGGAAAATTAAGAGCACCGCATTCATATGCAGCCATAGTAACAGCTGCTATATGTGGTCCTAAATAAAGTACAAAAGTATGTAAGCCTGTTCCAAGACCTACACTGGAAAGAACACCTAAACCTATCCAATATAACCACCAAATCACTTTTGTTTCCCATGCTTTTAAtatctgtaaatataaaaatattgtatcctTTAAAAAgacaaacattatataaaacaagaacaagaaaatacataatttcaacttatttttacattttcacaactttaattatatgtaattgttaaatataattacataaaaatttatatcttccaataatcttatttatacatatatgtataatcttatttgtatgtatatattgatatttcaaaatttacctGTTGATGTGGACCAGAAATTCTGCttaatatcagaaataatattattattgaaattatgctCCATACTgtctttttataatgtaatgcCTTTTTTCCTAGTCTAACTATATTACTAAAAAGTTCCCGGAAAAAATAACTCAATGTAGTAATTGGATGTTGCCATAATGTTAAATGTTCAGAATCTACATATAATTcagtattcaaattatttaaatctcctGAAAATGGtgcagattttttttcttctacatTCTGTTGAGCACCATTAACAGGTTTTGAATCTTTCACACGTCGAATGGCAGTGGTATTTTCCAACATGATACTTCCTCACTGATTATtctgcaaaaatttttaaaattttcgcttatttaataagtaaaacaataagaaatacatacaatttattaaaaataaataaataaatatatatatatagttatatcatATACAATGTTACAATCCTTATTactcaatattaatttaataaaacattttatcaattgatgcacaatgttaataaatttgaattaatataaaaataaaaaatatcaaattaattaacatacaataatctaaaataatattatattaaaacaattatatattttaaaaaaacataagtaaaatattgataaaatatattttaaatataaattaaataaaattaataacattaaatctaattatattaataaattttaataataaaattaataaaaatgtcattaacaattttttataattattatctttattatacatatttttgtaattgaatttcatatgtaaaaaataaaaaataatttataaaaaaattataagaaattataaataaaaaaatatatccttaaaaaaggaattcttattataaaatataattctaaaaacttcttcacataaattaatttcagcaaaaaaaaaaaacttttcatataaaataaaattcattgtataatttaagaagATTCTTTATAAgaacattaaaattgatatttatacataatattaaaattgatttttattattaatagattagtatagttatttacttattatgaTTCAtactctatatataatttttccaaaacatttattatgtataagaagttaatttaattatatagattaataattttacacataaattaaatacaatttaaatttgtgtaataataaaCAGCATACTGTATATGAATACATTCTATACCATATTTGCTCTGTTTCCTGAAATTTGCAGGTGATGTTTTAGTAAGCCTTTAAATTGTTTGTGATAATTCATAAAAGTGGCATCATTGTAGAACTCATTAAGCTTCTGTTatccatataaaaaattctgtaCAAAACTGGTAACAATTACATTGGAGATAATACTCATCTTTCGATCTACTTTCCTTTATAAAAAGCTGTTAAACTGTATCAATCATTTTACATCATTAATTACTAATACtcttataaacataaaaaaattttaaatttctatttcaacattagattattaatcatttttataatataaactatatatattaattttaaaataataaaaatgtatcaaatatatatggtGAATTCTGTAATCTGTGTtacatcatataaaaaaatacataattttgataaataagtataattatacaataaaacgattttttctatattttctatattttttctattctattatcaaaaaattaaatatatattaaatatttattgaaatattaagttaCATGTTTCTAACATAAACATATACTATATGAAAtgtaaatacaaatatgaCACActatagatatgtatatatattcaatatgtataattatctttaatattattatttttattcaaataaaatttatttgacattatatcattttgaaaaacaatttaaatacaaataattatttgctatatacttcatttacatataatttacatagtaatagaaatacaaataactatttattataactattataaattataaatgatctcAATGTTTTAGATTACTATAATACTATGtagtttagtttatttttttaaatatatattataagccATACATACCATATAATTCACAAaataacatgtatatataaatattaaacaatgacatcattatatttatattacatttatataaaataatatacttacttaaaataaattataataaaaaatatatataaaaatatatatatatatctaaaaattgataaaaattataaatataaatgcaataaattaaaattataatgtaattataatgtaatgaatcacaaatataatattttgaattttatttatcattaaatttgtcattaaatttaaaataaattatgcataataaaaaaaaatgaaataaatataatatttattcaatttgataAAAGCTCTTCTAAAGTTTAATCTCTTATTTGACTTAAAAAagttgatattttcatttgtaagAAAACACGTTagttaacattttatatagatcatcttatatattattaatatataggaAAATATCTCAAGTGAgtaatattactataatattaaaataatttattccaaaatatatatttatatatatttgaaatataaaaaaagttaattttcaataaaataattaaatatattatttttttttattattttaatttttattttaattattattaattttttttaatatcaaaactgatttaatattttttatctataacagtttgttgattttataaattacttaacatctcaaataatatatttttttaaaaaatatacaaacaatATAAGAAACAATCAAGatttcttctaaatatatttgcaatccaatttaatattaacttaatcttatttcatacttcattaaatttatttcatgtgaaatttcgttttcgttttaacatttttttttttagaatatatacaagattttaatgtaaaaaactgtgaaaattatattatttaaaatctctaaaatatatataatcaataaatacatATGAATAAATCGCACGTGAAACTAAACTATGAaaacatatttcaatattgaaaatttattttgtataatattattcgaataaatatcgtgcaaaaacatatatttttaaaatacaattctttttaatgaaaaattgaatacaatataatataatataatataataaaatagaataaattataattgaattaccTTTTAACCTTAAAATATGAATGTGACTAAGTGCTGAGTCAAAAGAAAATGTCTTATTCAAATCATCATAAAACatacatttgaataaaaaattaattgctttGTAGTATTTTAAACGATCGATAATTAGCATGTGCACTTAAAAaagttgatatttttaatcaatttaatcaaattgtcAATTCGACTACAGTAACacgtttacatttatatacatatagaactATAACCTATAgaactttctatatatattgataaatgtgAATACGTACAAACTACATCTATAAAAATGTCTAATCATTAGCTTGTTAAATTGTAAAGATATGCAAAGTTTTTCATtacatcattaaaatttattcccctatataatactaatgatatatttaatattttatattttatacatatataatagtcAACTAGATATTAACCAATCAACATTTCTTCaagaaattacaaatgtataaattttattaaatgaataatttttaaataaaatgtaagaatttttatcttttatattttatcttaataaaataaaaaatatttatacataaatataaagttcataataactataaaaataaaagttcaaatttaagataatagaaaaataatatttatttatgttggTATGAAATTAGTAGCTGATTTTAAGATTGAGATATGCAGTTCTTGCATCTTTATATAGTtcaagttaaatattaaacattattgaCTGTTGATACTAACATTCGTTAgtatacattattttctttatttatatcagtcaattaacaattttatacattttatatatatatatatatttataataatctatatatatatatatatataataatgaagattatttgaaagttaaaataattaattttttattagtttaaaacgagttattaatttattatataaattataaaataaaagtcaaaatttatatttataaaaatatacaatgaaaaaatGGCAGATATTCTAACACCATTTGTATATTGGGCTCAAACAGAACATCAAATTACATTAAAGGTAGAATTGACTGATACTTGGGTATGTAATTTCTAGTATGtgcattctattatttataggtTTGTATAGATCAAACTATACTTTGTAGCGTGTTAAAGTTTCTATGAATGAGAACAAATTAAAGGTTACTGTTTATGGGCAAGGTGCTAGAGGTCTTAATAAATATGGATTTAGCTTGGATTTACATTCATCTATTAATGTTGAGGTAACATGTATATtgtttagataaattatataattatgatttatattattaacagtatattattaatagtgtagcgtataaatttcatataaagcTGTTTTAGAAATGTTTCTctgatttcaataaaatttagtaCATTAGTAgatccatatatataataattataatcacaattagttaataaaatatatataaagtttgaaaaaattacgagAATAATATGTgttgtaatgaaataataaaagcatttgattttttattttttattcaagtataaattatagtatattataatatcaaatgttaaaatgaattattttttgtttttacttattttatttgaaagttgAAATGCCATTTTACAAACTTTATatgagttttatttataattgattggaTATCTATAGCTAAGATTTTggttatgattattatatatatatatatatatatatatatatttatcaatgtcttaaatttcattaaaaccaTTGGATATTATTGAAGCAATTATTGTGAGAAacatataaagttatttatatgttataatgcatgtaaattttattaataaatttcattatactttttgtttcaaatttttttgtgcattattatttattttatttataataatatataataaataataatatataagaaatttacaaattctaaaaaagatattattaaatatatttcatatcaagttttaacaaaagttttaacaaattttttttataaatataaaaaaatataaataaaaaaaattaagttataaaatacaatacaatattacaaaattggaattattgatttgattttaaaaaatattttaaaaataaataatcaagattctatattcattaaataatgagCCAAATtggtataattaaattaggattgaaatctttgatattttaaaaatagtttttaaaattattttaagattagtaTTTATcagttatgaaaaattataataaaaatataataatataatttgaaatttaaaaaaaataaaataaattagataataatagatagattaataaagataataatagattaataattaatgttttttaatatatgtacaaatttattgattaatttaaattttaaatattatgtgaatatatttttgaaatataagatatatagatatattaattgttgaatttagttttcattttttttatttattttaatttatggaatcatttttaaaaattttaaatcatttaaattaaaatattaaaatgtttgttaACAATAAAGTTCCTTTAGGATTCATGCCCATAAATATAcctacaatttaattatttatttatttatttctgttatTGATCactatgaatttatattttatattaaaatatatacaaaatatatacaaaatagtatacaaaatatatcacatttatttatatttttagttgtaatttattataaaaaaattaatataacatttcaatgttttaccatttaaaaagttaataatcatcattatcattatcacaattattaaaaattttcatatttctttaattgtacaaaataaaatcagatatttgaaataaatattattaaattcaacaaaatccaactaaataatgaaaatatgaaaaaaaaaaaaattaatatattctaaaaaaaaaaagaaataaatttttatctcatttaatttaaaaaataatgaaattttagatatttacaatgattttaaatattaaatattataagtttaatgttaaatattaaaatttactaaatataattattattatcattattttttttaatttgtttatttttactttttaatgaaagaacattttttttattttaaatataaataatacaagtaaattattacaggaaagtaattataaagtaACAGCTCGTCAAGTTGACTTTATATTGGGAAAAAAATGTCCTGCTTGGTGGCCAAGATTAACCAGTCAACCGCAAAAACCATCATggttaaaaatcgattttgataAATGGACAAGCGAAGATTTAGATgataatgaagaagaaaagagagatgtATGTAGTGATTATCCAGACATGTATGATAAACTTCATAAAGAAGAGTTTGGTTATAGAAAAggtatgatttattataaaatgatttaatacatataaaataaattttaatactaatttataattatttattttatacagaagatttcaaaaaagtatatctaattatttataatctttgtcAATTTGttggttttatatatatccttaCTGTAATAGGAATTATGTATTCACGAGATGGGCCAGGTTAGTAATTGTGAtctacttattttaaatttcataatttctaaaatgatatatttcattattgaattatagcTTCTATGAAAGAAACATATATAGCTGTTGGAAATGCAATGAAATTCATACAACTTATACAATTCTTAGAAGTTATGCatgcattatttaattatactaaaAGTAGTACACTTGTAACATTTATACAAGTTGGAGGCAgagcatttattttatttactatgaTTGAAGCTGAACCACGTATGCAAACAAAACcagttattttttatctctttcttattTGGAGTACAGTGGAAATAGTGAGATATCCTTATTATATCACACAGTtgcttaaaatagaaatttcatttttaaaatggttAAGATATACAATATGGATGCCTTTATATCCATTAGGTTTTCTTTGCGaaggaattataatattaagaaatattcccTATTTTGAAGAGACACAAAAATTTACTATCTCTTTAccaaattcttggaattttgcatttcattttccatcatttttaaaaatatacttactgATATTTTGTTTACCTTTTATGTATATGCTAATGTCTCGTATGAATCAAATACGTTATAAAAAGCTAGGCAAAtctaagttgaaaaaaaaatatttatgatgtaataaataatattaaaactataaaatattaggaaattcaattaatgatttaattattaatggtaCAATTTACCTtagaattaaagtaaaatgaatacacaaaactattattataaatatatttattttgaatttatatttatattatatgttatatgtatttatatgttaagattttaaatttataaatctttttttatttagaaaatgtgaatattttatttttaatttacatattatctatttctgtagctataaacataataatataagtagagatttgatgtatatatagtatgtgattttgtaattaataaataaaccaaatattgataaaaaattaatttttattttccatttatttccatttattattattaggttattaatttttttttaactttttttaacacTTCAAAACTCTTTTTTCACTcacttcaaaaatttaataattttaaatatttacataatttatatttaattaaaacaagaatGAAAAACATCTTaaagaattgtatatatatatatttttaaacttatatttgaaatttttatagaaaatattaaaatgaaatattgaatcttaaaataaatttataaatttatcaaatttatcctATTTCAATCGAATTGTTTCACATAACCTACCAAGAAATcttgtaatattaaagaatatcataactgaaataaagaattttttgtaagaaaatatatacatattcttcgataaaatatcattaacctaaaatttcttttttgatattaatataacatttaaaacttttgttatatatttataatttttatatattaccatagtcaatacaaaaaaaaaaaaatataaaaaaattttaaaatacaacgaATAAAactaagtataataaattaagattttttaattatattaaattcatattaattattaaattaaaaatttttaatagaaatataattatatatatttcttataaatttcaatttctaattaaagatATCTAATTCATAAATCACAatcaataacatatatataattattattacattcatataatatgtaagtatacgtgtatgtgtatatatatatatatatatatataatatataatatataattttaatatgcaatacaaaatttttttttgaatttagcaatttaatttattgattacttTCTCAGCTGAACACAAAACCACATATCCGGTTTAATAGCGAGAAAAATCTTTGTTTACTGTATGGTGAAAAGTATCACGTGGgagtattgtatatttaatgtatgaaagaattaaatgatatattttttttttattttttgataatatggACATGTTTGAATTAAGTATTTGGAAAGGTGATTGGGGCTTACCATCAGTTGACACGGAATGTTTACAGGTTCtggtatgtaatttatataggttatatttttaatataataattttattgacatagacattattaaatgttttgatCATTCTtaagttttgtaaaaataagaataataagtacaattaataattataaatatataattgtttactaatattatataaaatatatttttgtgaacaatttaagtatttataaataaataaatatatgtatatataatcatgatatatttaaatttaacttatttttaattttataaaatttaaaataattatacatgtaatatatttttaattaagattctcaaatttttaacattataaattgatgataacattatttaaaataaatatattctaatatatttattatatatttatatttaaaaaatatataatttttaaatataaaatttaaaaattataatagtaatatataaatattatttttattattgaaaaattttgtttgaataatgtatataagaataatatataagaataaataatttgtgtatttaaataaattaattgttaataatatgttatagaatcatatacatttaaatattaattaagaataaaagctTTTAtagttattgtattaatattatagagtcattaaaaatttttgatgaatattttgtatatgataaattctaaaacattgtatatataaaattaaatattatacaaatttttatatctctataagaaattatataaatatatattatgaaaaaagttagaaatcaattaattgaaCCAGAttaattcaaaagattttatataattttatataattaaatttcatatattttatacatttttaattgctattaatttattacatttttttaagtaatcataatctatttattaaaattataatatagttcattaaaattactttataatatatatcacaacttaaaatgaaaattactataattctaatttcaaattaatataaattaataaataaattaatattattgttagtattaactttg
It encodes the following:
- the LOC551036 gene encoding vacuole membrane protein 1 isoform X1, which gives rise to MLENTTAIRRVKDSKPVNGAQQNVEEKKSAPFSGDLNNLNTELYVDSEHLTLWQHPITTLSYFFRELFSNIVRLGKKALHYKKTVWSIISIIILFLILSRISGPHQQILKAWETKVIWWLYWIGLGVLSSVGLGTGLHTFVLYLGPHIAAVTMAAYECGALNFPEPPYPDQIICPTTIDPMWTAGILNIMRKVRVEAMLWGAGTALGELPPYFMARAARTSRQNSRTEEFDQEDLKELEVLEALENGENISLLIRLKLTMKHFVQKAGFWGILACASIPNPLFDLAGLTCGHYLIPFWTFFGATLIGKAIIKMHIQQLAVIIAFNEELLDKFIKLLAIVPFIGSKFQEPLKKYLIEQKKKLHDKTSMDGATTISWLFDKFVILMVCYFLVTIIHELARNYHRKRNKRCTD
- the LOC551036 gene encoding vacuole membrane protein 1 isoform X2; translated protein: MLENTTAIRRVKDSKPVNGAQQNVEEKKSAPFSGDLNNLNTELYVDSEHLTLWQHPITTLSYFFRELFSNIVRLGKKALHYKKTVWSIISIIILFLILSRISGPHQQILKAWETKVIWWLYWIGLGVLSSVGLGTGLHTFVLYLGPHIAAVTMAAYECGALNFPEPPYPDQIICPTTIDPMWTAGILNIMRKVRVEAMLWGAGTALGELPPYFMARAARTSRQNSRTEEFDQEDLKELEVLEALENGENISLLIRLKLTMKHFVQKAGFWGILACASIPNPLFDLAGLTCGHYLIPFWTFFGATLIGKAIIKMHIQQLAVIIAFNEELLDKFIKLLAIVPFIGSKFQEPLKKYLIEQKKKLHDKTSMV